Proteins found in one Triticum aestivum cultivar Chinese Spring chromosome 4D, IWGSC CS RefSeq v2.1, whole genome shotgun sequence genomic segment:
- the LOC123098586 gene encoding uncharacterized protein: MTRSSSSPRGGVSSSRLVRCLQVLVILASLSCSIFDHLFAVTFSRLAGGDEAHGKAGVHCALKKQRRRPGARWRHFGRGARPGARPCGSWSLGRPCEKPGAARYCLLLLLPHVWSSPGGPPRLELARAEACGALPGARPGAICREEQRSGAAGRSRGLEPAASSGGGDARKERITREREERIANFSIV, translated from the exons ATGACCAGATCATCGTCCTCTCCAAGAGGAGGGGTCAGTTCAAGCAG GTTGGTCCGCTGTCTACAGGTGCTCGTTATTCTGGCCAGTTTGTCGTGCTCTATCTTCGACCACCTCTTTGCAG TAACTTTTTCCCGCCTTGCTGGAGGAGATGAAGCACATGGCAAAGCAGGAGTTCATTGCGCACTTAAGAAG CAGAGGAGGCGTCCTGGAGCGCGGTGGAGGCATTTTGGACGTGGAGCACGGCCTGGAGCACGGCCTTGCGGTTCCTGGAGCCTAGGGAGGCCATGCGAGAAACCTGGGGCAGCAAGGTACTGCCTCTTGCTGCTCCTCCCCCATGTCTGGAGCTCGCCTGGAGGTCCCCCACGCCTTGAGCTCGCTAGAGCAGAGGCCTGCGGAGCGCTCCCTGGGGCAAGGCCTGGGGCGATCTGCAGGGAGGAGCAGAGGTCTGGAGCTGCAGGGAGGAGCAGAGGCCTGGAGCCGGCGGCGAGCTCTGGAGGCGGCGACGCGAGGAAGGAGCGAAtcacgagggagagggaggagcggaTCGCCAACTTTTCAATTGTATAA